In Silene latifolia isolate original U9 population chromosome X, ASM4854445v1, whole genome shotgun sequence, the following proteins share a genomic window:
- the LOC141621792 gene encoding uncharacterized protein LOC141621792 has product MAVFRSRAWIYITFSSLSSNHFLVHIFGSGPAVFVPPIRCPKLIKQLKSKMIQGFSSFLSLMWIGDRDKVVDFHWNLIDPWTLVNVSDDFSSSAGGGTLQIWRIIDFLWRPEE; this is encoded by the exons ATGGCGGTATTTCGATCAAGAGCATGGATTTACATAACTTTCTCTTCACTTTCCTCCAATCATTTTCTTGTCCATATCTTTGGTAGTGGTCCTGCAGTATTTGTACCGCCGATAAG ATGCCCAAAGCTCATCAAACAGCTCAAGTCGAAAATGATTCAGGGTTTTTCTTCCTTCTTATCCCTTATGTGGATAG GGGATAGGGACAAAGTGGTGGACTTCCACTGGAATTTGATAGATCCATGGACTCTGGTTAATGTATCAGATGACTTTTCAAGCTCTGCTGGAGGTGGAACATTGCAG ATATGGCGCATCATAGACTTCCTGTGGAGACCAGAAGAATGA